GAAATACTGATCCAGACCGAAAAGATGATGGCCGTGGGGGGACTTTATTGTCCGGCGCCTGGGTACGACCTGAAAAAAAGATATGATTTCAAGAAAATCACCATTCAGCACCATTTTAAAAAACCGGAAAAGTATGCTGTGCCGGAACGGAGATCGGCCAGGTTTTTCTGAATATCATCAAAAACGCAGCACAGGCCATGTCAACCGTGGATTTACCGGAGAACATCCTGAAATTATGCTGGTAACAAAACAGGAACATGATTGGGTCACGGTGACTATCAGTGATAATGGCCCCGGAATCAATCCGACAATTCAACAATTAATCTTTGAACCGTTTTTCTCGACCAAACCGGTGGGGGGAAGGGACGGGACTCCACACCATAACGGCAAAATAGACGTGAGCAGTGAACCTGGACAGGGCACCAGTTTTACGATCCGGTTGCCGCTCGGAAACACATTACCGGAATAGTACTGTCATTTCTCCTTCTGCTGAAACTGCAACAACTGTCGAAAGGAATCAGAAGCCGTGCATAATTCATAGAGAACCTGTTGCAAAGATATGGAGGCAGGAGTATAAGGTTCACGTATGTATAAAAGAATTTTTCAACAATATTACCATCTGGGACATGCTGTTCCCATCCTGTCAAGGAGTTATAAATAATGGCAAAAAATCTACTCGATCAGTTGAAGGAAATGACTGTAGTCGTCGCCGACACAGGAGACCTGCAGGCAATTGGAACCTATACCCCGCGGGACGCAACAACCAACCCGTCTCTTATAACTGCTGCGGCTCAAATGGAGCAATACCAGGATATTGTAGATAACACGCTGAAAGAAGCGAGGAAATCAGCTGGAGAGAACGGCTCTACCGAAGAAGTAGTCACCTTGGCGTTCGACCGGCTGGCAGTCGCCTTCGGCCTGAAAATCCTCGATATCATTCCAGGCCGCGTTTCCACCGAAGTTGATGCCCGCCTCTCTTACGACAAGGAAGGTACAATTGCCAAGGCACGGGAAATAATAGCACAATACGAGGCAAACAATATCTCACGGGAAAGAATTCTTATTAAAATTGCTGCGACCTGGGAGGGTATCAGAGCCGCAGAAATCCTGGAAAAAGAAGGTATTCACTGTAATCTCACTCTTCTGTTCGGCATCCACCAGGCCATCGCCTGTGCGGAGGCCGGTGTCACCCTTATTTCTCCCTTTGTCGGCCGCATTCTTGACTGGTACAAAAAAGACACGGGCAGAGATTCCTATCCGGCCAATGAAGACCCTGGTGTCGTTTCGGTAACAGCCATTTATAATTATTACAAAAAATTTGGTTATTCCACTGAAGTGATGGGGGCAAGTTTCAGAAATATCGATGAAATTGCGGAACTGGCGGGTGTCGACCTGCTGACCATTTCACCGGCGCTGCTGGAAGAGCTCCACTCCACCGAAAGAGAACTGCCTCGGAAACTTGACCCGGCAAGCGCAGCACAAGCTGATATTGAAAAAGTTGTAATGACCAGAGAAACCTTTGATAAACTCCACAGGGAAAACCGGATGGCAACAGAATGCCTGACAAACGGTATTAAAGGATTTACAGATGCTCTTGTTGCACTGGAAGAACTGCTCACCAAGAGACTTGCAAAGCTGGAAGGATAATAAATCACTCCCCTGCTGTCTGCACACGACAGCAGGGGGTTACGTGCGGTCTAAACTTACAATTCCCGTCGATCCACCACCCGATCACCCTTACCGTTGAATCGCTCCAGGGTTCGTTCCTCCACCAGTTTCACATTAACTCCGATACCCAGCTCGGAAGCCATCCGTTTCTTGATCATATCAACGAAAGCCCGCTGTTTTTTCATGGCATCAAAGAAAATTCCTTCCACCACCTCCACCATCACGGTGAGTTTGTCTTCATTGTTTTCACGTTCGACAATCAACCGGTAATGGGGTTCTGTTCCCTCAATATCAAAGAGAATAGACTCGATCTGGGTGGGAAAGACGTTGACTCCTTTTATAATCAGCATGTCGTCGGATCGGCCCAGCATGCGATGCATGCGGACAAAGGTCCGGCCGCAGGGACAAGGCTCGGGCAGCAGCCTGGTCAGATCGCGGGTACGGTAACGGATAACGGGAAAGGCCTCCTTTGTCAGGGTGGTAATAACCAGTTCCCCTACCTCTCCCGGTTTGACCGGTTCCAGGGTTTCCGGATCGAGTATTTCAATAAAAAAATGATCTTCATTCACATGGAGACCGTCACACTCCTGGCATTCTCCCGCAACACCCGGTCCCATGATTTCCGAAAGTCCGTAATTATCGGTGGCCCTGATCCCCAGGCGGTCGTTGATCTCCTGCCGCATGGCCTCGGACCAGGGCTCGGCCCCGAACAGACCGAAACGAAGAGAGAGCCCGTTGGGATTGATCCCCATGTCCATCATGACATCTGCCATTTTCAGAGCGTAGGACGGGGTGCAGACCAGGGCCGTGGTCTTGAAATCCTGCATGATCTGGATCTGCCTTTTTGTATTGCCGGCAGAAATGGGAATAACCGAAGCTCCCAACCGCTCCGCTCCGTAGTGAAGACCAAAGCCACCGGTAAACAGACCATAACCGAAGGCGATCTGAATAACATCATCCGCCGTCACTCCGGCCCCGCAAAGGATTCTGGCCACAAGATTGGACCAGTTGACAATATCGTTTTTGGAATAGCCGACCACCGTAGCCATTCCTGTTGTACCGGAAGAGGAATGAACCCGGACAACATCCCGCAGGGGGATAGCAAACAGGCCGTACGGGTAGTTTTCCCGTAGATCCTGCTTCATTGTAAAGGGAAAACGACGCAGGTCGTCAAGGCTGTTCACCCTGGTCGCATCCAGCTTTTCTTCACTGAATTTGTTCCTGTAAAACGGCACGGTGGTGGCAACCCGCTGCAGGGTTTTCTGTAATCGCTCCAGCTGCAGGGCCTCCAGTTCCGGCCGAGGTAAACATTCCTTTTTCTGTTCCCAGTACATAAGTAATTATCCGTATTTCTAATTTCTTTTATAACCAGCAGGGCTGGACCAGATGGCTCAACGCTGGTCTAACCAGCAGTGCTGGACCAAATTATGGATCACAGCCACAACGAACGATGAAAGTGATACGATTGCTCATGTTTTTTTCTTCACTTTCATATAAAGTAATGAAAATCCCAACGGCGGCAAAAACACTACAGAGCGCAAATCTGTTCACCGCTCAGCAGGGTAAAACCATCCTTCTGCAGGGAGGCAATGGCCTCGTCCATCTTCTCAAAGCGGAAAATCAGTACCGCATTTTCACCACTCTTATTCACAAAGGCGTACATGTACTCCACGTTCAACCCAGCCTTGTGAATAGCCTTCAGTACAGTGGCCAGTCCTCCAACCTCATCGGCAACCTCCACCGCCAGTACCGAGGTTTTGCCCACGGTAAAACCGCCATTCATCAACACTTCACGTGCCTTTTCCACATCATTGACAATGAGTCGCAGGATACCGAAATCGGCGGTATCAGCAACGGAAAGGGCCCGGATATTAATATTGGCATCGGCAAGAATGGTCATGATCTCCGCCAGTCTTCCCGACTTGTTCTCCAAAAAAACCGCTATCTGTTCAACACGCATGGATACCCTCCACTCATCAAATTTTACGATTATCGATCACTCGCTGCGCCTTGCCTTCGCTGCGCTGAATTGTCTTCGGTTCCACCAGCTTAACTTTACAGGTTACTCCCAGCAGGCTTTTTACTTCCGCCTGGATTTTGCGGGTGAGGTTTTCCAGGACGCGAATTTCATCGGAGAAGAGTCCCTCGCTCACTTCAACCTGGACGGTCATGGTATCGAGATTGCCTTCACGTTCCACCACGATCTGGTAATGGGGTTCCACCCCTTCAACACCCATGAGTACATGCTCCACCTGGGATGGAAAAACATTGACCCCGCGGATAATCAGCATATCATCAGTACGTCCGGTCACCTTCTCCATGCGGACCAGGGTACGACCACAGGCGCACTGCTCGTAGATGAGCCGGGAGATATCCTTGGTCCGATAGCGGATAATAGGAAAAGCCTCCTTGGTCAGGGTGGTGAATACCAGCTCACCCTGTTCCCCTGGGGGCAGAATTTCTCCGGTATCGGGATCGATGATTTCCGGCAGAAAATGGTCCTCAAAAATATGCATCCCCATATTGGAGTGGAGACATTCCTGGGCCACTCCCGGTCCCATTACCTCGGAAAGTCCATAGATATCTACAGCCCTGAGATTGAGTTTTCTCTCCACCTCCTCCCGCATATTCTCGCTCCACGGCTCGGCCCCGAAGATGCCGACCCGCAGAGAAAGGGAGGATGGATCGATATCCATGGAATCCATGGCATCGGCCAGGTTCAGGGCATAGGAGGGTGTGGACAGCAGCACGGTGGATTTGAAATCCCTCATCAAGGTTATCTGCCGTTTACTGTTGCCACCGGAAACCGGAATAACCGTGGCCCCCAGCCGCTCAATACCGTAATGGGCTCCCAGCCCCCCGGTAAAAAGCCCGTAGCCGTAGGCATTCTGCACCATATCTTCCCTGGTCGCCCCGGCACAGCAGAGCGCCCTGGCCATGATACCGGCCCAGAGTTCAATGTCTTTGCGGGTGTACCCCACAACTGTCGGTTTGCCGGTGGTGCCGGAAGAGGCATGGATACGGACAACTTCATCCAGGGGTACTGTAAAGAGGCCGAAGGGGTAGTTGTCCCGCAGATCGTTTTTCACGGTAAAGGGGAGTTTCTGCAGATCGGCCAGGGACTGAATATCTTCCGGCTTCACCCCGGCCTCATCCATCTTGGTGCGATAAGGGGCAACGGTTTTATATACCCTGGCGACCAGATGCTGCAACCGCCTGAGCTGAATGGACTCCAGCCCCACCCGTGGCAGGGTCTCTATCTCTTCTTCCCAATACTTAACTGTCATACCTCTTTCCTCGCCTATTGTTGGTTTGCTTTTTGTCCCGCTTCGAAGGCCTGCAGATTCACGTCCATGAATTTTGCCGGCACCCGACTCCTGATGATATCACCGAACAGTTCAGAATCCACCGGCAGAAAAGGGGCAATAGCCCCGACCATTGCCACATTCGCGGTCCTCACCTCGCCGACGGCCTTTGCAATCCCAAATGCATCAACAGGAACAACCACAACGCCACGTTCCCGGAGTGTATCAAGCAGGCCTTCCGGATAGACAGCTTGTCCTGTAGCCACAGAAGGTGGCAGAATTTTCTGGGTATTGACGATGACCTTGCTGCCACCATGGAGATACGGCAAATACCGGACTGCCTCCATCATCTCAAATGCCACAAGAATATCGGCCTTTCCCGGCTCAATGAGCGGCGAATAAACTTTATCTCCATAGCGGAGCTGAGCCGTAACCGAGCCACCCCGCTGGGCCATGCCGTGGACTTCACTTTTTTTGGCATCAAACCCGGCAGCCAGCAGGCTGTACGCCGTAATCTCACTGGCAAGCAGAATTCCCTGGCCCCCTACCCCTGAAAAGAGGATGTTTCCCTGTTCTTTCATTTTTTCCCCTCCCCTCGGGTAATTGCATTGAACTTACAGAGTGACGCGCACTGGCCGCAATCATTACAGAGAATTTCATCGATTTTGGAAATCCCCTTCTGCTTTTTACGATAGCCACGCCTTTCCGCCTCACCTTCCCCGAACACAGTCCAGCTGATGGCCGGGCAGCCGAGACGGATACAGGACATACAGCCGACACAGTTCTCCTGGTTCGTAAAATAGGATACGGGTTTGCGCTCTTTCATCTCCGGCAGCAGCACACAGGGTGCACGGGAGATAACAACAGACGGCTCTTCAAGAGCCACGGCTTTTTTCAGCACCTCTCGTGTCTCCGGTACCTCGTGGGGATTGACGGTGAATACATGTTTTACTCCTACAGCCCGACACAATGCCTCCAGATCAAGCTGATTTGCCGGTTCTCCTTTCATGGAATAGCCGGATGCCGGATTCTGCTGCTGGCCGGTCATGGCAGTAATTCTGTTGTCGAGAATAATCAGGGTGGAAGCCGAATTGTTATAGACCGTATTGATCAGGCCGGTAATACCGGAATGGATAAAGGTGGAATCACCGATAACGGAGACCACTTTATCATGAGCCCCATCCCCCACCGCCTTGGCAATACCATGGGCTATGGAGACTGACGCACCCATGCAGACACAGGAATCCATGGAAGACAGCGGCGGCAGAAATCCCAGGGTATAGCAACCGATATCCCCGGATACAAAAAGTTTCATCCGGGAAAGATTGAAAAAGATACCCCGGTGGGGACAACCCGCGCACATATTTGGTGGCCGCAGGGGCAGCTCAGCCTCTTCAAAAAGATCAGGCCCGCTACCGGGAACAATGGCCTCCCGGATAATCGCGGTATTCAGTTCTCCCTGGTTCGGAATCAGTTCTTTGCCGGTGCAGGTAATACCCATGGCCTTGATATGGGTTTCAAGAAAGGGATCCAGTTCCTCCACCACGAACAGTTCATCAACCGTGGCCGCAAATTCGCGGATCTTTTTTTCCGGTAGCGGCCAGCACATACCGAGCTTTAAAACCGCTGCCTCGGGAAAGGCCTCTTTCACGTAGAGATAGGCAACTCCGGCGGTAATAAACCCTTTTTTTGTATCCCCCTGCTCAATAGTGTTGAATTCGTCGGTTTCGGCCATTTCCCGGCACTGTGCCATCCGCTCTTCCATATAGGCACGACGCTTGCGGGCCATCCCCGGAAGCATCACCTGCTTGGCGGGATTTTTTGTTATTTCGGCCTGAGCAACTTCCGCCCGCTCCCGTTTCTCCACAACTCCCTTCACATGGGCAATACGGGTTGTGATGCGGACAATGACCGGAGTGTCCAGGTTCTCGCTCAGCTCAAAGGCCGTTTTGATCATCTCCTTGGCTTCCATGGGATCGGAGGGTTCCAGCATGGGCAGTTTGGCGGCAAATGCGTAGTTGCGGTTATCCTGCTCGTTCTGTGAAGAGTGCATCTCCGGGTCATCAGCACAGAGGATGACAAGCCCTCCCTTGACGCCGGTATAGGACGCGGTAAAAAGAGGATCGGCCGCGACATTCAGCCCCACATGCTTCATGGTGGCAAGAGCCCTGCTCCCGGCAAAACTTGCGCCGATGGCAACTTCCAGGCCCACTTTTTCATTGGGTGCCCATTCCGTATAAACCCCGTCGTAACGGGAGAGGTTTTCCATGATCTCCGTAGAAGGCGTTCCCGGGTAGCCCGAAGCGACTGTAACCCCCGCTTCCCAGGCCCCAGGGCGATTGCTTCATTTCCGGACATCCAGAGTGCGTTTTTATTTTGTGTTGTCACTGTATCTCCTGATTTTCTGATTGCCGGGCCCCGACAAGGCCACTTTTTATCAATTTAAAAAGAACGTTAAAGACTACTCCGAAACCCGGTAATCCGGCAAGTTTTTTTTCAGGGAAAAGGGAGTACCGGTCCACAGATAATTACGGTTCCGAGCCTCAATATTTTTGACAATGGGAAGAGCACCCCCTACTGTATATATACTTACATTTTAATTGTTTTACCTGTATTGCAGGTTTTTATATTTTCAGTAACTTTTTTCATATTACCTATTATTATTTTTGGAGGAATGAGACAATGTATATAGGCAGAATCATGCACACAAACCTGATCACAGTCCCACCCGAGGCCTCGCTTGCAAAGGCCCAGGCATTGATGGAAGAACATGCCATTGAACACCTGCTTGTAACCGATGAAAACAAAAAGCTCGTAGGAATACTCTCCGACCGGGACCTGAAGCAGTACTGGGCCTCTCCCGCGACATCCCTTTCAGCCCATGAGCTGAATTACCTGCTGGACAAGGTGACGGTAGATATGATCATGATCCGGACCGTGGTAACCGTCACCCCGGCAACTACCATCGAACGGGCGGCTTACATCATGCAGCAGTACCGGATAAGCGCCCTGCCGGTGATGGAAAATGAAAACCTGGTGGGAATTATTACCGGAGTCGATGTTCTTGAGATACTCTTCAAGGCCATCGGTATCAGTGAGGAGAGTGTTCGTCTGGGGGTCTTTGTCAATGACAGTATCGGCCAGCTCGCCAAAGTGACGGGAGTGCTCAAAGATGCCGGTGTCAATATCCAGAGTCTTCTCTGCTGGCCGGAAAAGGATCATTCGGGAATAACCCAGATGGTTTTCAGGGTGGCGGCATCAGAAAGCGACAAGGCCATCCGGGCCCTGAACCAAAACGGCCTGCAGGTCACAACCCGGTACGAAAAAGATATCACGCCCTTTCTACCGAAGGACTGATATTGCCAACCAGCAGAGCCGGGCCTTCACATCAGGAAGAACCGGCTCTTTTTCTTTTTGTTGCCTTGAACAATTGCCTTTTCAGTTTCTGGTGCCGAAAACCAGTTTCCCCCGAGGTGTCCTGCCAGCCCGACACAGGCCAGCATGACTCCAGCCACCCCCAGGTAAATCCACTTCATGGGGGAGTCAGGGGCGATCACACCGGGATCAAGGACCTTCCAGAAAACCAGAATATTGGCTCCTGCCAGAATAAAGAGGGCGCAGAGTATTTTTATGATAAATATCGCACTCCTGGCTCCCCGGTATCTTTTCTGCCACTCCAGGTAGCCGGTAAAAATGACAAGGGGAAGGGAAATCAACACAACAACGAGATTATAATAGGCGGCCGTCTCCATTCCCGCCAGGTTAAAGACAAGGAAAAGAGCAAGAAAAACCACGGAAACGGGAAAAATACCGTTGGGAAAATGGGCCGAAATGGGATGAAGATGATGGCTAACCATCTGATCCGTCAGCCAGCCGAAAAAAGTTCGTCTCTGTTTTTCCTTTCCGACTTTCCCCTCTTTCTGTTCTTCAACTTCTCCTTCTTCCACAGCCTCGGGAAGTGGGCCTATTGTTTTGCCGTCGGCATCAATTTCAACAAACAACCGGGCGGGAACATGGCAGACGGGGCATTTCTCCGGTGGCTCGGGCCCTTCATGCACATATCCGCACACGGTACACTTCCAGCGTTTATTCTCCCCTGCACCTTCCGATTCACTTTCCTCCTGCTCTTCGACCATTTTTTCAAACATCTCGACAAAAGCACCGCAGACCGGACATATTTCCGGAGGCTGCGAGCCGGTATGGATAAAACCGCAGACCGTGCATCGCCACCGGGTTGTTTCATCCCCCTTTCCAGCCTCTTTGACTCCTGCCGTTCCGGAAGTTTCGGGCTGTGTTTCGGTTTTTTCTATAAATTTTTCCTGTGGTGCCTCACAGACCGGGCATTTTTCGGGAGGTTCTTCTCCTTCATGAATATAACCACAGACAGTGCATTCCCATTTTTTCATTCCTGACTCCAGATGATTATTTACAGCTTTTTCAGAAATAGTTTTTCCATCCTGCCCTGATATCAATCATTTTATCGTTTTGCAGGACTGCATGTTGCTAAGATATCTTATTTATCCTTTTTTTTCTTTGATTTTCGTGCGTAGAGACGATCCAGAGGGTTCTGCAGGGCTTTGATATCCTTTTTCATCACATGGGTGTATATTTCAGTTGTCTTCACATCGGCATGGCCCAGCAGATCCTGGAGAACACGGATATTGGTACCGGTTTCCAGCATATTGGTGGCAAAGGAGTGGCGCAATGTATGGACGGTCACCCGCTTATCCAGTTTTGCCTTCCGGGCAGCTCTTTTTACCGCCTTCTGCAACCCGGACTCCAGGACATGATGCCTTCTCTCCCTGCCGCTCCGGGGGTCAATTGACCGGGAACGGGCAGGAAACACATATTGCCAGACCGTTTCCCGGGCCGCATTTTTATATTTTTTGGCAATCGCTCCGGGCAGGTACACTTCTCCGAACCCTTCGGCCAGATCCCTGCTGTGAAGCTCTTTTACGCGGTCAATATGTTCACGCAGTTCTTCACTGACGCACTGCGGAAGGTAGGTGATCCTGTCCTTTCCTCCTTTTCCGGAGCGGACATAGATATTATTATTGGCAAAATCCACATCCTGAATACGAAGCCTTATGCATTCCATCAGCCGCATACCGGAACCGTAGATCAGTTCCGCCATCAACAGATGAGTTCCGCTCATATGGTGAAAAACTCTCTCAACCTCTTCAACTGACAGCACAGTGGGTGGATGAACTTTGCGTTTGGCCCGAATGGGGGCTAT
The DNA window shown above is from Desulfomarina profundi and carries:
- a CDS encoding sensor histidine kinase, with protein sequence MLCRNGDRPGFSEYHQKRSTGHVNRGFTGEHPEIMLVTKQEHDWVTVTISDNGPGINPTIQQLIFEPFFSTKPVGGRDGTPHHNGKIDVSSEPGQGTSFTIRLPLGNTLPE
- a CDS encoding transaldolase is translated as MAKNLLDQLKEMTVVVADTGDLQAIGTYTPRDATTNPSLITAAAQMEQYQDIVDNTLKEARKSAGENGSTEEVVTLAFDRLAVAFGLKILDIIPGRVSTEVDARLSYDKEGTIAKAREIIAQYEANNISRERILIKIAATWEGIRAAEILEKEGIHCNLTLLFGIHQAIACAEAGVTLISPFVGRILDWYKKDTGRDSYPANEDPGVVSVTAIYNYYKKFGYSTEVMGASFRNIDEIAELAGVDLLTISPALLEELHSTERELPRKLDPASAAQADIEKVVMTRETFDKLHRENRMATECLTNGIKGFTDALVALEELLTKRLAKLEG
- a CDS encoding phenylacetate--CoA ligase family protein, which produces MYWEQKKECLPRPELEALQLERLQKTLQRVATTVPFYRNKFSEEKLDATRVNSLDDLRRFPFTMKQDLRENYPYGLFAIPLRDVVRVHSSSGTTGMATVVGYSKNDIVNWSNLVARILCGAGVTADDVIQIAFGYGLFTGGFGLHYGAERLGASVIPISAGNTKRQIQIMQDFKTTALVCTPSYALKMADVMMDMGINPNGLSLRFGLFGAEPWSEAMRQEINDRLGIRATDNYGLSEIMGPGVAGECQECDGLHVNEDHFFIEILDPETLEPVKPGEVGELVITTLTKEAFPVIRYRTRDLTRLLPEPCPCGRTFVRMHRMLGRSDDMLIIKGVNVFPTQIESILFDIEGTEPHYRLIVERENNEDKLTVMVEVVEGIFFDAMKKQRAFVDMIKKRMASELGIGVNVKLVEERTLERFNGKGDRVVDRREL
- a CDS encoding ACT domain-containing protein, with amino-acid sequence MRVEQIAVFLENKSGRLAEIMTILADANINIRALSVADTADFGILRLIVNDVEKAREVLMNGGFTVGKTSVLAVEVADEVGGLATVLKAIHKAGLNVEYMYAFVNKSGENAVLIFRFEKMDEAIASLQKDGFTLLSGEQICAL
- a CDS encoding phenylacetate--CoA ligase family protein, which encodes MTVKYWEEEIETLPRVGLESIQLRRLQHLVARVYKTVAPYRTKMDEAGVKPEDIQSLADLQKLPFTVKNDLRDNYPFGLFTVPLDEVVRIHASSGTTGKPTVVGYTRKDIELWAGIMARALCCAGATREDMVQNAYGYGLFTGGLGAHYGIERLGATVIPVSGGNSKRQITLMRDFKSTVLLSTPSYALNLADAMDSMDIDPSSLSLRVGIFGAEPWSENMREEVERKLNLRAVDIYGLSEVMGPGVAQECLHSNMGMHIFEDHFLPEIIDPDTGEILPPGEQGELVFTTLTKEAFPIIRYRTKDISRLIYEQCACGRTLVRMEKVTGRTDDMLIIRGVNVFPSQVEHVLMGVEGVEPHYQIVVEREGNLDTMTVQVEVSEGLFSDEIRVLENLTRKIQAEVKSLLGVTCKVKLVEPKTIQRSEGKAQRVIDNRKI
- a CDS encoding indolepyruvate oxidoreductase subunit beta; its protein translation is MKEQGNILFSGVGGQGILLASEITAYSLLAAGFDAKKSEVHGMAQRGGSVTAQLRYGDKVYSPLIEPGKADILVAFEMMEAVRYLPYLHGGSKVIVNTQKILPPSVATGQAVYPEGLLDTLRERGVVVVPVDAFGIAKAVGEVRTANVAMVGAIAPFLPVDSELFGDIIRSRVPAKFMDVNLQAFEAGQKANQQ
- a CDS encoding CBS and ACT domain-containing protein, whose translation is MYIGRIMHTNLITVPPEASLAKAQALMEEHAIEHLLVTDENKKLVGILSDRDLKQYWASPATSLSAHELNYLLDKVTVDMIMIRTVVTVTPATTIERAAYIMQQYRISALPVMENENLVGIITGVDVLEILFKAIGISEESVRLGVFVNDSIGQLAKVTGVLKDAGVNIQSLLCWPEKDHSGITQMVFRVAASESDKAIRALNQNGLQVTTRYEKDITPFLPKD
- a CDS encoding rubredoxin-like domain-containing protein, translated to MKKWECTVCGYIHEGEEPPEKCPVCEAPQEKFIEKTETQPETSGTAGVKEAGKGDETTRWRCTVCGFIHTGSQPPEICPVCGAFVEMFEKMVEEQEESESEGAGENKRWKCTVCGYVHEGPEPPEKCPVCHVPARLFVEIDADGKTIGPLPEAVEEGEVEEQKEGKVGKEKQRRTFFGWLTDQMVSHHLHPISAHFPNGIFPVSVVFLALFLVFNLAGMETAAYYNLVVVLISLPLVIFTGYLEWQKRYRGARSAIFIIKILCALFILAGANILVFWKVLDPGVIAPDSPMKWIYLGVAGVMLACVGLAGHLGGNWFSAPETEKAIVQGNKKKKSRFFLM
- a CDS encoding integron integrase, whose protein sequence is MITDIIMPNMESKRKFVPNRKLKLLDQVRETMRYYHYALSTEKTYCQWILRYIIFYNKKRHPRDMGAREVERFLSHLASREKVSASTQKQALNALVFLYRDVLQDPLDNSIAPIRAKRKVHPPTVLSVEEVERVFHHMSGTHLLMAELIYGSGMRLMECIRLRIQDVDFANNNIYVRSGKGGKDRITYLPQCVSEELREHIDRVKELHSRDLAEGFGEVYLPGAIAKKYKNAARETVWQYVFPARSRSIDPRSGRERRHHVLESGLQKAVKRAARKAKLDKRVTVHTLRHSFATNMLETGTNIRVLQDLLGHADVKTTEIYTHVMKKDIKALQNPLDRLYARKSKKKKDK